In Maniola jurtina chromosome 2, ilManJurt1.1, whole genome shotgun sequence, the following proteins share a genomic window:
- the LOC123875698 gene encoding metallo-beta-lactamase domain-containing protein 1 isoform X1: MCDIVVLYDGYSILRSKEEMSANCSCTLIMGKSNNIIIDTMTSWDADKIVSALKLQNLTVEDVSYVVSTHGHSDHIGNNNLFLKAKHIVGFSVSFKDTYYIHPFEEGKEYSIDENVKIIPTPGHTLTDVTVLVTSVNKETFAITGDLFEKIEDIENPTLWLEAGSEDPTQQRINRSKVAQLADWIVPGHGPQFKVTDEIRESLKSQRDENIAK, from the exons ATGTGTGATATAGTAGTATTGTATGATGGTTATTCTATACTAAGAAGTAAAGAAGAAATGAGCGCTAATTGTAGTTGTACGCTAATAATGGgcaaaagtaataatataatcatagaTACTATGACTTCGTGGGATGCTGATAAAATTGTAAGTG CTTTGAAGCTGCAAAACCTTACTGTGGAAGATGTCAGTTATGTTGTCTCTACTCACGGACATTCAGATCACATAGGCAACAACAATCTATTCCTGAAGGCTAAACATATTGTTGGTTTCAGCGTTTCATTTAAGGACACTTATTACATACATCCGTTTGAGGAAG GAAAGGAGTATTCAATAGATGAAAATGTGAAAATCATTCCAACCCCAGGGCATACACTCACAGATGTAACTGTTTTGGTCACATCAGTTAATAAGGAAACATTTGCTATTACag gagatttatttgaaaaaatcgAGGATATTGAGAACCCAACTCTATGGTTAGAGGCTGGAAGTGAGGATCCAACTCAACAGAGAATAAACAGATCCAAAGTGGCTCAGTTGGCTGATTGGATTGTGCCAGGCCATGGACCACAGTTTAAAGTTACTGATGAAATCAGAGAGAGTCTTAAATCACAACGAGATGAAAATATAGCAAAATAA
- the LOC123875698 gene encoding metallo-beta-lactamase domain-containing protein 1 isoform X2, which yields MCDIVVLYDGYSILRSKEEMSANCSCTLIMGKSNNIIIDTMTSWDADKIVSALKLQNLTVEDVSYVVSTHGHSDHIGNNNLFLKAKHIVGFSVSFKDTYYIHPFEEGKEYSIDENVKIIPTPGHTLTDVTVLVTSVNKETFAITDLFEKIEDIENPTLWLEAGSEDPTQQRINRSKVAQLADWIVPGHGPQFKVTDEIRESLKSQRDENIAK from the exons ATGTGTGATATAGTAGTATTGTATGATGGTTATTCTATACTAAGAAGTAAAGAAGAAATGAGCGCTAATTGTAGTTGTACGCTAATAATGGgcaaaagtaataatataatcatagaTACTATGACTTCGTGGGATGCTGATAAAATTGTAAGTG CTTTGAAGCTGCAAAACCTTACTGTGGAAGATGTCAGTTATGTTGTCTCTACTCACGGACATTCAGATCACATAGGCAACAACAATCTATTCCTGAAGGCTAAACATATTGTTGGTTTCAGCGTTTCATTTAAGGACACTTATTACATACATCCGTTTGAGGAAG GAAAGGAGTATTCAATAGATGAAAATGTGAAAATCATTCCAACCCCAGGGCATACACTCACAGATGTAACTGTTTTGGTCACATCAGTTAATAAGGAAACATTTGCTATTACag atttatttgaaaaaatcgAGGATATTGAGAACCCAACTCTATGGTTAGAGGCTGGAAGTGAGGATCCAACTCAACAGAGAATAAACAGATCCAAAGTGGCTCAGTTGGCTGATTGGATTGTGCCAGGCCATGGACCACAGTTTAAAGTTACTGATGAAATCAGAGAGAGTCTTAAATCACAACGAGATGAAAATATAGCAAAATAA